The proteins below come from a single Erythrobacter sp. SG61-1L genomic window:
- a CDS encoding SufD family Fe-S cluster assembly protein, whose protein sequence is MSELATLPTTRDEDWRYADPQWLAAADPAALARWREVDVPAGTAISETREVAAGVERLRVLVGRGGSFALFCINAAGPYARAEVEVTLEEGAHFEFGGVTIGGGDARQEFVTRVVHAHPHATSNQTVRAVQWGRSTGNFLGRIEVVRDAQKTDAAQNFRAILLEKGATANTKPELEIYADDVKCAHGAAIGALDQTAAFYMAARGIPPEVARKLLIRAFVADAFAAIEDADMREAMLEKALSALGEEAA, encoded by the coding sequence GTGAGCGAGTTGGCCACCCTTCCCACCACGCGTGACGAGGATTGGCGCTATGCCGATCCCCAGTGGCTGGCCGCTGCCGACCCGGCTGCGCTTGCCCGGTGGCGCGAAGTGGATGTGCCTGCTGGCACTGCGATCAGCGAAACGCGGGAAGTTGCCGCAGGTGTTGAACGTCTGCGCGTCCTTGTCGGGCGTGGGGGCAGCTTTGCCCTGTTCTGCATCAATGCCGCTGGCCCCTATGCCCGCGCCGAAGTGGAAGTGACGCTGGAAGAAGGCGCGCATTTCGAATTTGGCGGCGTGACTATCGGCGGGGGCGATGCTCGGCAGGAATTCGTCACCCGCGTGGTCCATGCCCACCCCCATGCCACCAGCAACCAGACGGTGCGCGCGGTGCAATGGGGCCGTTCCACCGGCAATTTCCTCGGCCGGATCGAAGTGGTACGCGATGCGCAGAAGACCGATGCGGCGCAGAATTTCCGCGCGATCCTGCTGGAAAAAGGCGCAACGGCCAACACCAAGCCGGAACTGGAAATCTATGCCGACGATGTGAAATGCGCCCATGGCGCGGCCATCGGCGCGCTGGACCAGACGGCGGCGTTTTATATGGCGGCGCGGGGTATTCCGCCGGAAGTCGCCCGCAAGCTGTTGATCCGCGCATTCGTGGCCGATGCCTTCGCCGCGATCGAGGATGCCGATATGCGCGAGGCCATGCTTGAAAAGGCGCTTTCCGCCCTGGGCGAGGAGGCCGCATGA
- a CDS encoding cysteine desulfurase: MSTETLTRKADFPGLLNADGGEWHYLDTAATAQKPIAVIEAVSRALGQDYATVHRGVYARSAEMTLAFEEARRKVARFIGGQEDEIVFTRGATEAINLVAATWGAANLRPGDRILLSTLEHHSNIVPWQLVAQRTGAIIDVCPLTEDGRIDLDAAEAMLTSAHKLVAFAHVSNVLGSELDAARAVTLAHAVGAKILLDGCQAVPRLKVDVAALGCDFYAFSAHKLYGPTGIGALWARREILADMPPYQGGGAMIDKVTFERTTYAPAPQRFEAGTPAIVEAIGFGAAVDYLSEIGLDVAERHERELVAKLRGELRAMNDVTLFGPEQSAGIVSFALDGIHPHDLGTILDEANVAIRAGHHCAQPLMDHLGVPATARASFGIYSDESDIAALLAGIERTKRIFG; the protein is encoded by the coding sequence ATGAGCACCGAGACCCTGACCCGCAAGGCGGACTTTCCCGGCCTGTTGAATGCCGATGGCGGCGAATGGCATTATCTCGATACGGCGGCAACGGCGCAGAAGCCCATTGCCGTGATCGAGGCGGTCAGCCGCGCATTGGGGCAGGATTACGCCACGGTTCACCGGGGGGTCTATGCCCGCTCGGCCGAGATGACGCTCGCCTTCGAAGAGGCGCGGCGCAAGGTGGCGCGCTTCATTGGCGGGCAGGAGGACGAAATCGTCTTCACGCGCGGCGCGACCGAGGCGATCAATCTGGTGGCGGCAACATGGGGCGCGGCCAATCTTCGGCCGGGCGACCGTATTTTGCTCTCCACGCTGGAGCATCATTCCAACATCGTGCCCTGGCAGCTGGTGGCGCAGCGGACCGGCGCGATCATCGATGTCTGCCCGCTGACCGAGGACGGCCGGATCGATCTCGACGCGGCCGAGGCAATGTTGACGTCTGCGCACAAGCTGGTCGCCTTCGCCCATGTCTCCAACGTGCTCGGGTCCGAACTGGATGCCGCGCGCGCGGTCACTCTGGCCCATGCGGTCGGCGCGAAGATTCTGCTCGACGGGTGCCAGGCCGTCCCGCGCCTCAAAGTGGATGTCGCGGCGCTGGGCTGCGATTTCTATGCCTTCTCGGCGCACAAGCTCTATGGCCCCACCGGCATTGGCGCGCTGTGGGCCCGGCGCGAGATCCTGGCCGACATGCCCCCCTATCAGGGCGGCGGCGCGATGATCGACAAGGTGACCTTCGAACGCACCACCTACGCCCCTGCCCCGCAGCGTTTCGAGGCAGGCACGCCTGCCATTGTCGAGGCGATCGGCTTTGGCGCGGCGGTGGATTACCTCTCGGAAATCGGGCTGGACGTGGCCGAGCGGCATGAACGCGAACTGGTGGCGAAGCTGCGCGGCGAATTGCGCGCGATGAACGACGTCACCCTGTTCGGGCCGGAACAGTCGGCTGGCATCGTCAGTTTCGCACTTGATGGCATTCATCCCCACGATCTCGGCACGATCCTCGATGAGGCGAATGTCGCGATCCGGGCGGGCCATCATTGCGCGCAGCCTTTGATGGATCATCTGGGCGTGCCCGCCACCGCGCGGGCCAGCTTCGGTATTTACAGTGACGAAAGCGATATTGCGGCCCTGCTGGCCGGTATCGAGCGGACCAAGAGGATTTTCGGATGA
- a CDS encoding SUF system Fe-S cluster assembly protein, with amino-acid sequence MSEEADKGFTVEEVASVDAPPRARVDLENTPDETPVEKLERKRDYLEGFLAQKPEGANAGDPGGALYEAVITSLKEIYDPEIPVNIYDLGLIYGVDVSEDGDAVVTMTLTTPHCPVAESMPGEVELRVGAVPGIRDAEVNLVWDPPWDPAKMSDEARLELGML; translated from the coding sequence ATGAGCGAGGAAGCGGACAAGGGCTTCACCGTGGAAGAAGTTGCCAGCGTGGATGCGCCGCCGCGCGCGCGCGTCGATCTGGAAAACACGCCGGACGAAACGCCCGTAGAAAAGCTGGAGCGCAAGCGCGACTATCTCGAAGGCTTCCTGGCGCAGAAGCCGGAAGGCGCCAATGCGGGCGATCCGGGTGGTGCGCTGTATGAAGCGGTGATCACCTCGCTGAAGGAAATCTACGATCCGGAAATCCCGGTGAACATCTACGATCTGGGCCTGATCTACGGCGTGGACGTTTCGGAAGATGGCGATGCCGTGGTGACGATGACGCTCACTACCCCGCATTGCCCCGTGGCCGAAAGCATGCCAGGCGAAGTGGAACTGCGCGTGGGCGCGGTGCCGGGCATTCGCGATGCCGAAGTGAATCTCGTCTGGGATCCGCCGTGGGATCCGGCCAAGATGAGCGACGAGGCCCGGCTCGAACTGGGGATGCTGTGA
- a CDS encoding iron-sulfur cluster assembly accessory protein — MAETQTRQRPAAVILTPGAEARIAELMANAPEGAIGVKLSTPRRGCSGLAYSVDYVNEAVPFDERIETPGGTFFIDGASVLYLVGSIMDWKEDDFSAGFVFDNPNAKGSCGCGESFTV; from the coding sequence ATGGCCGAAACCCAAACCCGCCAGCGCCCTGCCGCTGTCATTCTCACTCCCGGCGCGGAAGCGCGCATTGCGGAACTGATGGCGAATGCGCCGGAAGGGGCAATCGGGGTGAAGCTTTCCACTCCGCGCCGGGGCTGTTCCGGCCTTGCCTATTCGGTCGACTATGTGAACGAGGCCGTTCCCTTCGACGAGCGGATCGAAACGCCGGGCGGCACTTTCTTCATCGACGGGGCGAGCGTGCTCTACCTCGTCGGTTCGATCATGGACTGGAAGGAAGACGATTTTTCGGCCGGCTTCGTGTTCGACAACCCGAATGCCAAGGGTTCCTGCGGCTGCGGGGAAAGCTTCACCGTCTGA
- a CDS encoding EI24 domain-containing protein, with protein MGSILSAMLRALAQMADPRILRLLAKTVGVSLILFIILGWLGWIALDWVLAWAGLKDAAFTGAGGVRGVVSFAVTLIAGWLLWRVIAMGVISFYADEAVLAVEARYYPDAAARARDLPVSEQLSTSLRAVGRALLANLIVLPFALALLVTGVGTALLFWAVNAVLLGRELSDMVWLRHRHAEGAPAPLSRGERFVLGGATAALLAVPFANFLAPVLGAASAAHLVHGKEKASNGAA; from the coding sequence ATGGGTTCGATCCTTTCCGCAATGCTGCGCGCACTGGCGCAAATGGCCGATCCGCGCATCCTGCGGCTGCTGGCCAAGACAGTGGGCGTAAGCCTGATCCTGTTCATCATCCTCGGCTGGCTGGGGTGGATCGCGCTCGACTGGGTTCTCGCTTGGGCCGGGCTGAAAGATGCAGCCTTCACCGGCGCCGGCGGTGTGCGCGGCGTTGTATCGTTTGCGGTTACGCTGATCGCCGGTTGGCTGCTGTGGCGCGTGATCGCGATGGGCGTGATTTCCTTCTATGCCGATGAAGCCGTGCTGGCAGTGGAGGCGCGCTATTATCCCGATGCCGCCGCCCGCGCGCGCGATCTGCCGGTGAGCGAACAATTGTCCACCAGCCTTCGCGCTGTCGGGCGGGCCTTGCTGGCCAATCTGATCGTGCTGCCCTTCGCGCTGGCCCTGCTGGTGACCGGGGTGGGCACCGCCTTGCTGTTCTGGGCAGTCAATGCCGTGCTGCTGGGGCGCGAACTTTCCGACATGGTGTGGCTGCGCCACCGCCATGCAGAGGGTGCGCCCGCGCCCCTGTCCCGGGGCGAACGGTTCGTGCTGGGTGGGGCGACCGCCGCGCTGCTGGCAGTGCCTTTCGCCAATTTCCTGGCCCCGGTGCTTGGCGCCGCCAGCGCGGCGCATCTGGTTCACGGCAAGGAGAAGGCTTCGAATGGCGCGGCGTAA
- a CDS encoding adenosine kinase, with the protein MTKPRYDVIAIGNAIVDVMSPCEEELIEELGLARGGMTLIDTDRAKELYAAMGPAREISGGSAANTLAGISALGLQCSFIGQVADDQLGEVFAHDIRAAGIDFDVAPRAGDPPTGRCLIFVTPDGQRTMNTFLGASHYLPRESLNVEAVADAAVLYLEGYMWDPQEPRAVMRQAIEAAKAAGRKVAFTLSEVFVIDMHGGDFRAMIDDGLIDILFANHHELAALTGEDDLEAGIAALAPKVPVLVVTRSADGAVAVADGERAEVPAEPIDEVVDTTGAGDLFAAGFLTGHVRGESLTRCLEMGAVAASEIISHFGARPEADLAELMKKRFG; encoded by the coding sequence ATGACCAAGCCCCGCTATGACGTGATCGCAATCGGTAATGCGATCGTCGACGTGATGTCCCCCTGCGAGGAGGAGCTGATCGAAGAGCTGGGGCTGGCCCGCGGGGGCATGACGCTGATCGACACGGACCGGGCGAAGGAACTCTACGCCGCGATGGGGCCCGCGCGCGAGATTTCGGGCGGTTCCGCCGCCAATACGCTGGCGGGCATTTCCGCTCTCGGCCTGCAATGTTCCTTCATCGGCCAGGTGGCGGACGATCAGCTGGGCGAAGTCTTCGCGCATGACATTCGCGCCGCCGGGATCGATTTCGATGTGGCGCCGCGCGCGGGCGATCCGCCGACGGGCCGCTGCCTGATCTTCGTCACGCCCGATGGCCAGCGCACGATGAACACCTTCCTCGGCGCCTCGCACTACCTTCCGCGCGAATCGCTGAATGTGGAAGCCGTGGCCGATGCCGCCGTGCTCTATCTCGAAGGCTATATGTGGGATCCGCAAGAGCCGCGCGCCGTGATGCGTCAGGCGATCGAGGCGGCCAAGGCGGCCGGGCGCAAGGTGGCCTTCACTCTGTCCGAAGTGTTCGTGATCGACATGCATGGCGGCGATTTCCGCGCCATGATCGATGACGGTTTGATCGACATCCTGTTCGCCAACCATCACGAACTGGCCGCGCTGACCGGCGAGGACGATCTGGAGGCCGGGATTGCAGCGCTGGCACCCAAGGTGCCGGTGCTGGTCGTCACGCGCAGCGCAGATGGCGCAGTGGCCGTGGCAGACGGGGAACGCGCCGAAGTTCCGGCCGAGCCGATTGACGAAGTGGTGGACACCACCGGCGCGGGCGATCTGTTCGCCGCGGGCTTCCTGACCGGCCATGTGCGCGGCGAAAGCCTGACCCGCTGCCTCGAAATGGGTGCGGTTGCGGCTTCCGAAATCATCTCGCATTTCGGCGCACGGCCCGAAGCGGACCTTGCCGAGCTGATGAAAAAACGATTCGGTTAG
- the purD gene encoding phosphoribosylamine--glycine ligase gives MNILLLGSGGREHALAWKLAQSRLIASEGGTLYAAPGNPGIAQYATLLSLDVTDHAAVIALCAEKGIGLVVIGPEAPLVDGLADSLRGEGIPVFGPNKAAAQLEGSKGFTKDLCERAGIPTAGYVRTRSLAEALEALGRFKAPYVLKADGLAAGKGVVIAEDRATAEEALADMFGGAFGEAGAEVVIEEFLTGEEASFFVLTDGASIMSIGSAQDHKRVGDGDTGPNTGGMGAYSPAPVLNANLRGEVIARIIAPTVKTMADEGTPYSGVLYAGLMLTPEGPKLIEYNCRFGDPECQVLMLRLESDLGELLLACAENRLGAMEPARLANRTALTVVMAANGYPGEVEKGGAIRKIDAAEAGGAKVFHAGTALDAEGNLVANGGRVLNVTALGGTVSEAQSAAYRAVTAIDFPTGFYRHDIGYREVAREAARERLG, from the coding sequence ATGAATATCCTTTTGCTGGGATCGGGCGGACGCGAACATGCTCTGGCTTGGAAGCTGGCGCAATCCCGCCTGATCGCGTCGGAAGGGGGCACGCTCTATGCCGCGCCCGGCAATCCCGGCATAGCCCAATATGCCACGCTGCTGTCTTTGGACGTGACGGACCATGCCGCAGTGATCGCGCTCTGCGCGGAAAAGGGCATCGGCCTGGTAGTGATCGGGCCGGAAGCCCCGCTGGTGGACGGTCTGGCCGACAGCCTGCGCGGCGAAGGTATTCCGGTGTTCGGCCCCAACAAGGCCGCCGCCCAGCTGGAAGGCAGCAAGGGCTTCACCAAGGATCTGTGCGAACGCGCTGGCATCCCCACGGCGGGCTATGTGCGCACCAGGTCGCTGGCCGAGGCGCTGGAGGCGCTCGGCCGCTTCAAGGCGCCTTACGTGCTCAAGGCTGACGGCCTTGCCGCGGGCAAGGGCGTAGTGATCGCGGAAGACCGTGCGACGGCGGAAGAAGCATTGGCCGACATGTTCGGCGGCGCTTTCGGCGAAGCGGGCGCGGAAGTGGTGATCGAAGAATTCCTCACCGGTGAAGAAGCCAGCTTCTTCGTGCTGACCGACGGCGCATCCATCATGTCCATCGGTTCCGCACAGGATCACAAGCGCGTGGGCGATGGCGATACCGGGCCGAATACGGGCGGCATGGGCGCCTACAGCCCGGCTCCGGTGCTGAATGCGAACCTGCGCGGCGAAGTAATCGCGCGGATCATCGCCCCCACGGTGAAGACCATGGCCGATGAAGGCACGCCCTATTCCGGCGTGCTCTATGCCGGCCTGATGCTGACGCCCGAAGGGCCGAAGCTGATCGAATATAATTGCCGCTTTGGCGATCCCGAATGTCAGGTGCTGATGCTGCGGCTGGAATCCGATCTGGGCGAACTGCTGCTGGCCTGTGCGGAAAACCGCCTGGGTGCCATGGAACCGGCACGCCTGGCCAATCGCACCGCGCTGACCGTGGTGATGGCTGCCAATGGCTATCCGGGCGAAGTGGAAAAGGGCGGCGCGATCCGCAAGATCGACGCGGCCGAAGCAGGCGGCGCCAAAGTGTTCCACGCTGGCACCGCGCTGGACGCGGAAGGCAACCTGGTGGCCAATGGCGGGCGCGTGCTCAATGTCACGGCGCTGGGCGGCACGGTGAGCGAGGCGCAGTCCGCCGCCTATCGCGCGGTTACGGCGATCGACTTCCCCACCGGCTTCTATCGCCACGATATCGGCTATCGCGAAGTGGCCCGCGAAGCTGCGCGCGAGCGGCTGGGCTAA
- the xseA gene encoding exodeoxyribonuclease VII large subunit, translated as MSGPSFINDDVQAGLVARGNPGDNAEPLSITEISAQLKRVVEDRFGFVRLRGELSGVKLAASGHLYCRLKDENAQIDAVMWRGSVQRLAFRPEDGIEVVAAGKLTTYAGRSSYQIVIESMEIAGEGALLALLEKTKARLEAEGLFRPERKRPLPFLPRTIAVVTSPTGAVIRDILHRLADRFPSHVLVWPVLVQGQGSAEQVAAAIRGFSAIEPGGPVPRPDVVIVARGGGSIEDLWSFNEEIVVRAIADCSIPVISAVGHETDTTLADFAADRRAPTPTAAAEMAVPVRAELAATLDELALRKRRAILRPVSLGRERLEARVARLPRPEVLVAQAAQRLDDLGERLRRGLADRARQADSRLQLASVRLTPALLTRPLAQRQDKLAALERLRLQLDPRAPLRRGYVLVSDASGRVVKSAEDARQQPVLTIEFEDGKLDVSTGGAPVPSAKRPAKPGKSSPEGQAELF; from the coding sequence ATGTCCGGCCCTTCATTCATTAACGACGATGTTCAGGCCGGTCTCGTAGCGCGCGGCAACCCCGGGGACAACGCTGAGCCGCTCTCCATCACCGAGATTTCGGCCCAATTGAAGCGGGTAGTGGAAGATCGCTTCGGCTTCGTGCGCCTGCGCGGCGAGCTATCGGGCGTGAAGCTGGCGGCCTCCGGGCATTTGTATTGCCGCCTCAAGGACGAGAACGCCCAGATCGATGCCGTGATGTGGCGCGGCAGCGTGCAGAGGCTCGCTTTCCGCCCGGAAGACGGGATCGAGGTGGTCGCGGCTGGCAAGCTCACTACCTATGCGGGCCGTTCTTCCTATCAGATCGTGATCGAAAGCATGGAGATCGCGGGCGAAGGCGCCCTGCTGGCCCTGCTGGAAAAGACCAAGGCGCGGCTGGAGGCTGAAGGGCTGTTCCGTCCGGAACGCAAGCGCCCCCTGCCCTTCCTGCCGCGGACCATCGCGGTGGTGACATCCCCTACGGGGGCGGTGATTCGCGACATTCTTCACCGACTGGCGGATCGTTTCCCCAGCCATGTGCTGGTCTGGCCGGTGCTGGTGCAGGGGCAAGGCTCTGCCGAACAGGTCGCGGCGGCGATTCGCGGTTTCTCGGCCATTGAGCCGGGCGGCCCGGTTCCCCGGCCCGATGTGGTAATCGTGGCGCGCGGGGGCGGATCGATCGAGGATCTGTGGAGCTTCAACGAGGAAATCGTCGTCCGCGCGATTGCTGATTGCTCGATCCCGGTCATCTCCGCCGTCGGCCACGAAACGGACACGACTTTGGCCGATTTCGCGGCTGACCGGCGTGCCCCCACTCCCACCGCTGCTGCCGAGATGGCCGTCCCGGTGCGCGCTGAACTGGCCGCCACGCTGGACGAGCTTGCCCTGCGCAAACGCCGGGCGATCCTGCGGCCCGTGTCGCTGGGGCGGGAGAGGCTGGAAGCACGCGTTGCACGCCTGCCTCGGCCCGAAGTGCTGGTGGCGCAGGCGGCGCAGCGGCTGGACGATCTGGGCGAACGGCTCCGTCGCGGGCTGGCAGACCGGGCGCGCCAGGCGGATAGCCGGTTGCAGCTGGCTTCAGTGCGCCTCACTCCCGCTCTGCTCACTCGCCCCCTTGCCCAGCGGCAGGACAAGCTCGCCGCGCTGGAGCGTCTGCGCCTGCAACTGGACCCCAGGGCTCCGTTAAGGCGCGGTTATGTCCTCGTCAGCGATGCTTCAGGCCGTGTTGTGAAAAGTGCTGAAGATGCCCGCCAACAGCCCGTGCTCACCATTGAATTCGAGGATGGGAAGCTGGACGTATCGACTGGCGGCGCGCCCGTTCCTTCGGCGAAACGCCCGGCAAAACCGGGCAAATCCTCGCCCGAGGGGCAGGCGGAATTGTTCTGA
- a CDS encoding DUF2093 domain-containing protein gives MLMSSGGNPATLIYGPNGFRVAKPGKFVICAVTGEEIPLEALRYWSVDRQEAYASPEIATRRLLGQA, from the coding sequence ATGTTGATGTCATCGGGCGGCAACCCCGCCACTCTCATTTACGGCCCCAACGGTTTTCGCGTCGCCAAGCCGGGCAAGTTCGTGATCTGCGCCGTCACTGGCGAGGAAATCCCGCTCGAGGCGCTCCGTTACTGGAGTGTTGACCGGCAGGAAGCCTATGCCAGCCCGGAAATCGCCACGCGCCGCCTCTTGGGCCAGGCGTGA
- a CDS encoding M23 family metallopeptidase, with protein sequence MELPVVQPLPATIELGGELTQGGWMRGTLPPSTVEATLDGTPFPFAPDGSFFAAFDRDAGTSAKLVARLADGRVIEREIAVSPRKWNIEHINVARTPGGASADFMKIREPELAQIATAREVRSDAEGWRQNFIWPAKGRISGRFGSQRIYRGEPGSYHSGLDISSGTSGTPFVAPADGVVILAAQTPFSLEGHLLMIDHGNGLNSAFLHCSEISVKLGDHVKQGQVIGKIGMSGRATGPHLHWSLKWLDSRLDPLLFLGPMP encoded by the coding sequence GTGGAACTGCCGGTGGTCCAGCCCCTGCCCGCCACAATCGAACTGGGCGGTGAACTGACGCAGGGCGGCTGGATGCGCGGCACGCTTCCGCCCTCCACGGTCGAGGCCACACTGGATGGCACGCCCTTCCCCTTCGCGCCTGACGGATCGTTCTTCGCCGCCTTTGACCGTGATGCAGGCACCAGCGCGAAGCTCGTCGCGCGCCTTGCCGATGGCCGCGTGATCGAGCGGGAAATCGCCGTCTCGCCGCGCAAGTGGAATATCGAACACATCAATGTCGCCCGCACGCCGGGCGGGGCCAGTGCGGATTTCATGAAAATTCGCGAGCCGGAACTGGCCCAGATCGCCACCGCGCGCGAAGTGCGCTCCGATGCGGAGGGCTGGCGGCAGAACTTCATCTGGCCTGCCAAGGGCCGCATTTCCGGCCGGTTCGGGTCCCAGCGCATCTATCGCGGAGAGCCGGGCAGCTATCATTCCGGCCTCGACATTTCGAGCGGCACCAGCGGAACGCCCTTTGTCGCCCCGGCGGACGGAGTGGTGATTCTGGCGGCGCAGACGCCCTTCAGCCTCGAAGGGCATCTGCTGATGATCGACCATGGCAATGGCCTCAACAGCGCCTTTCTCCATTGTTCGGAGATTTCGGTGAAGCTGGGTGACCATGTGAAACAGGGGCAGGTTATCGGGAAGATCGGCATGAGCGGTCGTGCAACCGGGCCGCATCTGCACTGGAGCCTCAAATGGCTCGATTCCCGGCTTGATCCGCTGCTGTTCCTCGGCCCGATGCCCTGA
- a CDS encoding esterase-like activity of phytase family protein, which produces MRRPGRIVLAVLLALGLAPGIVWRSAPPVPDSSQRIAYVRLPIPEGDAARIGGPDSPVMTGAWRIESPNSRFGSYSALLADGKDGFLAFSDQGGFLRAPFPGQRGQVKIGRALPGAGHFKQMQDIESATSDPAGDYIWLGLEGRNAIIRVKRDLSGAQTVRPLQMKLWPENGGPESLLRLSDGRFLTLAESPYSWSTGGSPALLFPGDPLKGEEGLEFRFSPPEGYLPTDIKQLPDGRVLILMRGIGLFPPRFTAKLALADLADIREGEPWPWQEVGTIDRPFPLDNYEGLVVAGGKAGAPLTLWIISDDNGGEMLQHTLLLRLSWQMPPPAR; this is translated from the coding sequence ATGCGCCGTCCGGGTCGTATCGTTCTGGCCGTGCTTCTGGCGCTTGGGCTCGCACCGGGAATCGTGTGGCGCAGCGCGCCGCCGGTGCCCGATTCCAGCCAGCGCATTGCCTATGTGCGGCTGCCCATTCCGGAAGGCGATGCAGCTCGCATCGGCGGACCGGATAGCCCGGTGATGACGGGCGCCTGGCGCATCGAAAGTCCCAATTCGCGCTTCGGTTCCTATTCAGCGCTGCTTGCCGATGGAAAGGACGGGTTCCTTGCCTTCAGCGATCAGGGCGGGTTCCTGCGAGCGCCGTTTCCGGGGCAGCGCGGGCAAGTGAAGATCGGGCGTGCCCTGCCCGGAGCAGGCCATTTCAAGCAGATGCAGGACATCGAATCGGCCACGTCCGATCCGGCGGGCGATTATATCTGGCTGGGGCTGGAAGGCCGCAACGCCATCATCCGCGTGAAGCGCGATCTGTCCGGCGCGCAGACCGTGCGGCCATTGCAGATGAAGCTCTGGCCGGAAAATGGCGGCCCCGAATCGCTGTTGCGCCTCAGTGACGGGCGCTTCCTCACTCTGGCCGAATCGCCTTATTCCTGGAGCACGGGGGGCAGCCCTGCCCTGCTGTTCCCGGGCGATCCGCTGAAAGGGGAAGAAGGGCTGGAATTCCGCTTCTCCCCGCCGGAAGGCTATCTGCCGACCGACATCAAGCAATTGCCGGATGGGCGTGTGCTGATTCTGATGCGCGGTATCGGCCTGTTCCCGCCGCGTTTCACGGCAAAGCTGGCGCTGGCCGACCTTGCGGATATTCGCGAGGGGGAGCCATGGCCGTGGCAGGAAGTGGGCACGATCGACCGTCCCTTCCCGCTCGACAATTATGAAGGGCTGGTGGTTGCCGGGGGCAAGGCCGGCGCGCCGCTCACGCTCTGGATCATTTCGGACGATAATGGCGGCGAGATGCTGCAGCATACTTTGTTGCTGCGGCTTTCATGGCAAATGCCGCCGCCCGCGCGGTGA
- the rpmB gene encoding 50S ribosomal protein L28: MSRICELTGKGRQVGHNVSHANNKTKRVFLPNLQNVTLLSEKLDRSYKFRVSTHGLRSVEHNGGLDNWLLKTSDEKLSPRALKVKRELKKVQAAA; the protein is encoded by the coding sequence ATGTCGCGCATCTGCGAACTGACCGGCAAGGGCCGCCAGGTTGGCCACAATGTGAGCCACGCCAACAACAAGACCAAGCGCGTCTTCCTGCCCAACCTGCAGAACGTCACGCTGCTGAGCGAAAAGCTGGACCGCAGCTACAAGTTCCGCGTGTCGACCCATGGTCTGCGCTCGGTCGAGCACAATGGCGGCCTCGACAACTGGCTGCTCAAGACCTCTGACGAGAAGCTGAGCCCGCGCGCCCTCAAGGTGAAGCGCGAGCTGAAGAAGGTTCAGGCGGCAGCCTGA
- a CDS encoding nucleoside deaminase — translation MNRWPLPEPMARALALAREGATEGEVPIGAVIVKDGRVIAGAHNAPRSLKDPTAHAELLAIRRASEALGTERLEGCELWVTLEPCPMCAGAISHARIARLYYAASDPKGGAVEHGARVFEHRQCLHRPDVYSGMGEDEAAGLLRDFFAERR, via the coding sequence ATGAACAGGTGGCCCCTTCCCGAACCCATGGCGCGCGCGCTGGCGCTGGCTCGCGAGGGTGCAACGGAGGGCGAAGTGCCCATCGGGGCGGTGATCGTCAAGGACGGGCGCGTGATCGCCGGGGCGCATAATGCGCCGCGCAGCCTGAAAGACCCCACGGCCCATGCCGAGCTGCTCGCGATTCGGCGGGCGAGCGAGGCATTGGGGACGGAGCGGCTGGAAGGCTGCGAATTATGGGTCACGCTGGAACCGTGCCCGATGTGCGCAGGGGCGATCTCCCATGCGCGAATCGCCCGGCTCTATTACGCCGCATCCGATCCCAAAGGCGGCGCGGTGGAACATGGTGCGCGTGTGTTCGAGCACAGGCAGTGCCTCCACCGGCCGGATGTCTATTCCGGCATGGGCGAGGATGAGGCTGCGGGGCTGCTGCGCGATTTCTTCGCCGAGCGGCGCTAG